The Caballeronia sp. SL2Y3 genome includes a window with the following:
- a CDS encoding IclR family transcriptional regulator codes for MPSNAPATGDELDLDASEEKLRSGIQSIEVGFRLLDVLTHEPRAMMLRDLAQRAGMSPAKAHRYLVSFVRLGLASQDPLTGRYELGGFALQMGLARLARVDGVKLARIALAELRERIDQTVGIAVWGNQGPTVVHWMESSYPAKASLKLGDVMPLLSSATGLLFATYLPRSKTQPMLERELAASKQTLADVEPLFADVREHGAARVEGMLLPSIHAFCMPVFDSTGELALGLIALGHEGAFDTRWGGEIDSALRACARSLSYELGYKAGER; via the coding sequence ATGCCATCCAACGCGCCCGCCACCGGCGACGAACTCGACCTCGACGCATCCGAAGAGAAACTGCGCTCGGGCATTCAGTCGATCGAAGTCGGCTTCCGATTGCTCGATGTGCTGACTCACGAGCCGCGCGCCATGATGCTGCGCGACCTCGCGCAGCGCGCGGGCATGAGCCCGGCGAAGGCGCATCGGTATCTGGTGAGCTTCGTGCGGCTGGGGCTCGCGTCGCAGGACCCCCTCACGGGGCGCTATGAACTCGGCGGCTTTGCCTTGCAGATGGGGCTCGCGCGCCTCGCACGTGTCGATGGCGTGAAGCTCGCGCGCATTGCGCTGGCCGAATTGCGCGAGCGCATCGACCAGACCGTGGGCATCGCGGTGTGGGGCAATCAGGGGCCGACGGTCGTGCACTGGATGGAGTCGAGCTACCCGGCGAAGGCATCGCTCAAGCTCGGCGACGTGATGCCGCTGCTGTCGTCGGCCACGGGATTGCTCTTTGCCACGTATCTGCCGCGCAGCAAGACGCAGCCGATGCTCGAACGCGAACTCGCTGCGAGCAAGCAAACACTCGCTGATGTCGAGCCGCTTTTCGCCGATGTCCGCGAACATGGCGCGGCGCGCGTCGAAGGCATGTTGCTGCCGTCGATCCACGCGTTCTGCATGCCCGTTTTCGATTCGACCGGCGAACTCGCGCTCGGGCTGATCGCGCTCGGACACGAAGGCGCATTCGATACGCGCTGGGGCGGCGAGATCGATTCGGCGCTTCGGGCGTGCGCGCGCAGCCTGTCGTATGAACTTGGGTATAAGGCGGGCGAACGGTGA
- a CDS encoding PhaM family polyhydroxyalkanoate granule multifunctional regulatory protein: MTDTSGGTPPFSIPGFSGFPGFGQADMMGKMWEMMRLNPFAAAMSGGAQGANPSLSMMSDMLAPLTNIEELDKRVTDMRAVEQWLKLNLNMLQSAIQALEVQRATLATLRAFGAFAQTSVENAQNAATETSKAAGRWPMGGAAPSDAPKAAPGERAAPTESDNPEAGANADAPLPPGFDPSGWWNALQSQFNQLAQLAMIQPGMAGAPQGQPSASAEESSTAPAPSSQPGDDTSAAAAAAKKAAARKTPPRKKPE, from the coding sequence ATGACGGACACCTCAGGCGGCACCCCGCCGTTTTCCATTCCCGGCTTTTCCGGCTTCCCCGGCTTCGGTCAGGCGGACATGATGGGCAAGATGTGGGAAATGATGCGCCTGAATCCGTTCGCGGCCGCCATGTCGGGCGGCGCGCAGGGCGCGAATCCTTCGCTCTCCATGATGTCGGACATGCTCGCGCCGCTCACGAACATCGAGGAACTGGACAAGCGCGTGACGGACATGCGCGCCGTCGAGCAGTGGCTCAAGCTCAACCTGAACATGCTGCAATCGGCGATTCAGGCGCTGGAAGTGCAGCGCGCGACGCTCGCCACGCTGCGCGCGTTCGGCGCGTTCGCGCAGACGTCCGTGGAGAACGCGCAGAACGCGGCAACGGAGACGTCGAAGGCGGCGGGCCGCTGGCCGATGGGCGGAGCCGCGCCGAGCGACGCGCCGAAGGCCGCGCCGGGCGAGCGCGCGGCGCCCACGGAAAGCGACAACCCGGAAGCGGGCGCGAACGCCGACGCGCCGCTGCCGCCGGGCTTCGATCCGAGCGGATGGTGGAACGCGCTGCAATCGCAGTTCAACCAGCTCGCGCAACTGGCGATGATTCAGCCCGGCATGGCGGGCGCGCCGCAGGGTCAGCCGTCGGCGTCGGCCGAAGAAAGTTCGACCGCGCCGGCTCCCAGCAGCCAGCCGGGCGACGACACGTCAGCCGCCGCAGCAGCGGCGAAAAAAGCGGCCGCGCGTAAGACGCCGCCGCGCAAAAAACCGGAGTAG
- the metH gene encoding methionine synthase: protein MPESTKRNTRETEEKRTTMTDHTMRLSGLEPFNVTEGSLFINVGERTNVTGSKAFARMILNGQFDEALAVARQQVENGAQVIDVNMDEAMLDSKAAMVRFLNLIASEPDIARVPIMIDSSKFEVIEAGLKCVQGKAIVNSISLKEGEDAFRHHAKLIRRYGAAAVVMAFDEQGQADTFERKTQICKRSYEILVNEVGFAPEDIVFDPNIFAIATGIEEHNNYAVDFINATRWIKQNLPHAKVSGGVSNVSFSFRGNDPVREAIHTVFLYHAIQAGMDMGIVNAGQLGVYADLDPELRERVEDVVLNRREDATDRLLEIADKFKTGAAKKEENLEWRNQPVEARLSHALVHGITTFIVEDTEEVRARIEQAGGRPINVIEGPLMDGMNIVGDLFGAGKMFLPQVVKSARVMKQAVAHLIPFIEEEKKRLADAGADVRSKGKIVIATVKGDVHDIGKNIVSVVLQCNNFEVVNMGVMVPCATILQKAKEEGADIIGLSGLITPSLEEMAYVASEMQRDEYFRGKQTPLLIGGATTSRVHTAVKIAPNYDGPVVYVADASRSVSVASSLLSDEGAAKFLDELKTDYERIRTQHANKKAQPMVTYAEARANKTKIDWSAYQPKKPSFIGRRVFRNYDLADLANYIDWGPFFQTWDLAGPYPAILNDEIVGESARRVFSDGKSMLSRIIQGRWLTANGVITLLPANTVNDDDIEIYADESRSKVAMTWRNLRQQSVRPVVDGVMRPNRSLADFIAPKDSGVADYIGLFAVTAGLGVDKKEQQFAADHDDYSAIMLKALADRFAEAFAEALHARVRRELWGYAANETLDNEALIAEKYSGIRPAPGYPACPDHLVKRDMFEVLQAEEIGMSLTESLAMTPAASVSGFYLAHPESTYFSVGKIGDDQVQSFAERMAISSADAERALAPLR, encoded by the coding sequence CTGCCCGAATCGACCAAGAGAAACACAAGAGAAACAGAAGAGAAGCGAACGACCATGACCGATCACACGATGCGTCTTTCCGGCCTCGAGCCGTTCAACGTCACCGAAGGCTCGCTCTTCATCAACGTCGGCGAACGCACGAACGTGACGGGCTCGAAGGCATTCGCGCGCATGATCCTGAACGGCCAGTTCGATGAGGCGCTCGCCGTCGCGCGGCAACAGGTCGAAAACGGCGCGCAGGTGATCGACGTGAACATGGACGAAGCAATGCTCGATTCGAAAGCGGCCATGGTGCGCTTCCTGAATCTGATCGCGTCCGAGCCGGACATTGCGCGCGTGCCGATCATGATCGACTCGTCCAAGTTCGAAGTGATCGAAGCCGGGCTCAAGTGCGTGCAGGGCAAGGCGATTGTCAATTCCATCTCGCTGAAGGAAGGCGAAGACGCGTTCCGTCATCACGCGAAGCTGATTCGCCGCTACGGCGCGGCGGCCGTCGTGATGGCGTTCGACGAGCAAGGCCAGGCCGACACCTTCGAGCGCAAAACGCAAATCTGCAAGCGTTCCTACGAGATTCTCGTGAACGAAGTGGGCTTCGCGCCGGAAGATATCGTCTTCGATCCGAACATCTTCGCGATCGCGACGGGCATCGAAGAGCACAACAATTACGCGGTCGATTTCATCAACGCGACGCGCTGGATCAAACAAAACCTGCCGCACGCGAAGGTGAGCGGCGGCGTGTCGAACGTGTCGTTCTCGTTTCGCGGCAACGATCCGGTGCGCGAAGCCATTCACACGGTGTTCCTCTACCACGCGATTCAGGCGGGCATGGACATGGGCATCGTGAACGCCGGGCAGCTCGGCGTCTATGCCGATCTCGATCCCGAACTGCGCGAGCGCGTGGAAGACGTGGTGCTCAATCGCCGCGAAGACGCGACCGACCGTCTGCTTGAAATCGCCGACAAGTTCAAGACCGGTGCGGCGAAGAAGGAAGAGAACCTCGAATGGCGCAATCAGCCGGTCGAGGCGCGGCTTTCGCATGCGCTCGTGCACGGCATCACGACCTTCATCGTCGAAGACACGGAAGAAGTGCGCGCAAGGATCGAGCAGGCGGGCGGCCGGCCGATCAACGTGATCGAAGGGCCGCTGATGGACGGCATGAACATCGTCGGCGACCTCTTCGGCGCGGGCAAGATGTTCCTGCCGCAAGTGGTGAAATCGGCGCGCGTGATGAAGCAGGCCGTCGCGCATCTGATCCCGTTCATCGAAGAAGAGAAGAAGCGTCTCGCCGATGCCGGCGCGGACGTGCGGTCCAAAGGCAAGATCGTCATCGCGACCGTGAAGGGCGATGTGCATGACATCGGCAAGAACATCGTGTCGGTGGTGCTCCAGTGCAACAACTTCGAAGTGGTCAACATGGGCGTGATGGTGCCCTGCGCGACCATCCTGCAGAAGGCGAAGGAAGAAGGCGCGGATATCATCGGCCTGTCGGGGCTCATCACGCCGAGTCTCGAAGAAATGGCTTACGTCGCCTCCGAAATGCAGCGCGACGAATACTTCCGCGGCAAGCAGACGCCGCTTCTGATCGGCGGCGCGACGACTTCGCGCGTGCATACCGCCGTGAAGATTGCGCCGAATTACGATGGCCCGGTCGTGTACGTGGCGGACGCGTCGCGTTCGGTGTCGGTGGCATCGAGCCTCCTGTCGGACGAAGGCGCGGCCAAGTTCCTCGACGAACTGAAGACCGACTACGAACGCATTCGCACGCAGCACGCGAACAAGAAGGCGCAGCCGATGGTCACGTACGCCGAGGCGCGCGCCAACAAGACGAAGATCGACTGGAGCGCTTATCAGCCGAAGAAGCCGAGCTTCATCGGGCGGCGCGTGTTCCGCAACTACGACCTCGCGGATCTGGCCAATTACATCGACTGGGGCCCGTTCTTCCAGACGTGGGATCTCGCGGGACCGTACCCGGCCATTCTGAACGACGAGATCGTCGGTGAATCGGCGCGGCGCGTGTTCTCGGACGGCAAGTCCATGCTCTCGCGCATCATTCAGGGCCGCTGGCTCACGGCGAACGGCGTTATCACGCTCTTGCCCGCGAACACGGTGAATGACGACGACATCGAGATTTACGCGGACGAGTCGCGCTCGAAAGTGGCGATGACGTGGCGCAATCTGCGTCAGCAAAGCGTGCGGCCGGTGGTCGACGGCGTCATGCGGCCGAATCGGTCTCTGGCGGATTTCATCGCGCCGAAGGACTCGGGCGTGGCCGATTACATCGGTCTCTTCGCGGTGACGGCAGGCTTGGGCGTCGACAAGAAAGAGCAGCAGTTCGCCGCCGATCACGACGACTACAGCGCGATCATGCTGAAGGCGCTCGCCGACCGTTTCGCGGAAGCCTTCGCCGAGGCGCTGCATGCGCGCGTGCGCCGCGAACTGTGGGGCTACGCCGCCAACGAAACGCTCGACAACGAAGCGCTCATCGCGGAGAAGTACAGCGGCATTCGTCCCGCGCCCGGCTATCCGGCCTGCCCCGATCATCTCGTGAAGCGCGATATGTTCGAAGTGCTTCAGGCAGAGGAAATCGGCATGAGTCTGACCGAATCGCTCGCCATGACGCCGGCCGCGAGCGTGTCGGGTTTCTATCTCGCGCATCCGGAAAGCACGTACTTCTCGGTCGGCAAGATCGGCGACGATCAGGTGCAGAGCTTCGCTGAACGCATGGCGATCTCATCGGCGGATGCGGAACGCGCGCTCGCGCCGCTGCGCTGA
- a CDS encoding DUF3567 domain-containing protein, giving the protein MQMIYNSPNYCVVEFPPQANHLAMMSGGYEIVDKNTQREIFIDGELAAKFREHVQKLIEEEPSLEDVDEFLGQFDILMTQPVVLH; this is encoded by the coding sequence ATGCAAATGATCTACAACAGCCCTAACTATTGCGTCGTTGAATTTCCACCCCAGGCCAACCATCTCGCGATGATGTCGGGCGGGTATGAAATCGTCGACAAGAACACGCAACGGGAGATCTTCATCGACGGCGAGCTTGCGGCAAAATTCCGCGAGCATGTGCAAAAGCTGATCGAAGAAGAGCCATCGCTCGAGGATGTCGATGAATTCCTCGGCCAGTTCGATATCTTGATGACCCAGCCCGTGGTCCTGCACTAA
- a CDS encoding alpha/beta fold hydrolase, which translates to MQVNIKGIETRYVLDNEGGGPWLTFIHPLAGDLSAWDQMAGYFRNDFTVLRYDLRGHGYTAVSPEAFSVDDLADDLSELLDKLGAPSTHVVGLSLGGMVAQKFAINHADKVDSLTVVGAPAFIREEARSTFLQRAASVRQNGIGSMVESTLARWFTEGFRKAHPEVIEQIGETIARTPDEGFAKAAEALSRFDAKSQLASIQKRTLVVAGEHDNGTPHAESKVIADTVPGAQFELLDAAHMSPIEASQRFCALLDAFLREAA; encoded by the coding sequence ATGCAGGTGAACATCAAAGGCATCGAAACCCGATACGTTCTCGACAACGAAGGCGGCGGTCCCTGGCTGACCTTCATCCATCCACTCGCCGGCGACTTGTCCGCGTGGGATCAGATGGCCGGCTACTTCCGCAACGATTTCACCGTGCTGCGTTATGACTTGCGCGGCCACGGCTACACGGCGGTGTCGCCGGAGGCATTCAGCGTGGACGATCTCGCCGATGACCTGTCCGAGTTGCTCGACAAGCTCGGCGCGCCGAGCACGCATGTCGTCGGCTTGTCGCTGGGCGGCATGGTTGCGCAGAAGTTCGCCATCAACCATGCGGACAAAGTGGATTCGCTGACGGTCGTGGGCGCGCCCGCGTTCATTCGCGAGGAAGCGCGATCGACGTTTTTGCAACGCGCGGCTTCCGTGCGTCAGAACGGCATAGGGAGTATGGTGGAATCGACGCTGGCACGCTGGTTCACGGAGGGCTTTCGTAAAGCGCATCCCGAAGTGATCGAGCAGATCGGCGAAACGATTGCGCGCACGCCCGACGAAGGCTTCGCGAAGGCTGCGGAAGCTCTGAGCCGTTTCGATGCGAAGAGCCAGCTTGCGTCCATCCAAAAGCGCACGCTCGTCGTGGCCGGTGAACACGACAATGGCACGCCGCATGCTGAATCCAAGGTAATCGCCGACACGGTGCCGGGCGCGCAATTCGAACTTCTGGATGCGGCACACATGTCTCCGATCGAGGCGTCGCAACGCTTTTGCGCATTGCTCGATGCGTTTCTGCGTGAGGCCGCCTGA
- a CDS encoding ABC transporter substrate-binding protein has translation MRRSKWVAAAVLAFAATTAAFAQTPHVKIGLVLSLTGPAASLGIPARDTVALLPKEMGGASVDYIVLDDASDTTQAVQTTKKLISENQVDAIIGSSITPNSLAMIDVVAQGQTPMISLASSAKIIEPVDDKRRWVFKTPQTDAMMASAIAEHASNHGVKTLAYIGQADALGETFYAEVAKFAQLHKITVVANERFNRTDPSVTGQILKILAAKPDAVVVGAAGTPAALPPKTLAQRGYKGKVYHNHGVGNRDFLRVCGADCNGTFLPTSPVLVAAQLPDDHPAKRLALDYIKLYEAKQGAGTVSAFGSYAWDAGMLLQRAVPIAMKAGAPGTPAFRGALRDALEGTKNFADTNGVVNMTPNDHIGLDQRARVMVEIRDGKWVYQPR, from the coding sequence ATGCGCAGAAGCAAGTGGGTGGCGGCAGCCGTGCTCGCATTCGCCGCGACGACAGCGGCGTTCGCGCAAACGCCGCACGTCAAGATCGGGCTCGTGCTGTCGCTGACGGGGCCGGCCGCGTCGCTAGGCATTCCCGCCCGCGATACCGTCGCGCTTCTGCCGAAGGAAATGGGCGGCGCGAGCGTCGATTACATCGTGCTCGACGACGCCTCCGACACCACGCAGGCCGTGCAGACCACGAAGAAGCTCATCAGCGAGAATCAGGTCGATGCGATCATCGGCTCGTCGATCACGCCGAATTCGCTCGCGATGATCGACGTCGTCGCGCAAGGCCAGACGCCGATGATCTCGCTGGCGTCATCGGCGAAGATCATCGAGCCTGTCGACGACAAGCGCCGCTGGGTGTTCAAGACGCCGCAAACCGACGCGATGATGGCCTCCGCGATTGCCGAGCACGCGAGCAATCACGGCGTGAAGACGCTCGCGTACATCGGCCAGGCGGACGCGCTCGGCGAAACCTTTTACGCGGAAGTCGCGAAGTTCGCGCAACTGCACAAGATCACCGTGGTCGCCAACGAGCGGTTCAATCGCACGGACCCGAGCGTGACCGGGCAGATTCTGAAGATTCTCGCGGCCAAGCCGGACGCGGTGGTGGTCGGCGCGGCCGGCACGCCCGCCGCGTTGCCGCCGAAGACGCTCGCGCAGCGCGGCTACAAGGGCAAGGTGTATCACAATCACGGCGTGGGCAATCGCGACTTCCTGCGCGTGTGCGGCGCGGATTGCAACGGCACGTTCCTGCCGACGAGCCCGGTGCTCGTCGCGGCGCAATTGCCGGACGATCATCCGGCCAAGCGCCTCGCGCTCGACTACATCAAACTGTACGAAGCGAAGCAGGGCGCGGGCACCGTTTCCGCGTTCGGATCGTATGCGTGGGACGCGGGCATGCTGCTCCAGCGCGCCGTTCCGATCGCGATGAAAGCCGGCGCGCCGGGCACGCCCGCCTTTCGCGGCGCGCTGCGCGATGCGCTCGAAGGCACGAAGAACTTTGCGGATACCAACGGCGTCGTCAACATGACGCCGAACGACCATATCGGCCTCGACCAGCGCGCCCGCGTGATGGTCGAGATTCGCGACGGCAAGTGGGTGTATCAGCCGCGCTAG
- a CDS encoding enoyl-CoA hydratase/isomerase family protein, whose protein sequence is MSDLSLYSGYTSLRLRRHAHGVLEVVMPGAGANKSGLSTADANMHRELAEIWRDIDRDPETRVALIRGEGKGFSAGGDLALVEQMANDFDVRSRVWREARDLVYNVINCSKPIVSAMHGPAVGAGLVAGLLADISIASKSARIIDGHTRLGVAAGDHAAIIWPLLCGMAKAKYYLLLCEPVSGEEAERIGLVSLAVEESELMSKAIEVANRLAQGSQTAIRWTKYALNNWLRMAGPTFDTSLALEFMGFAGPDVHEGMRSLRERRAPDFPGGAPF, encoded by the coding sequence ATGAGCGATCTCTCCTTGTATTCGGGCTACACGTCGTTGCGCTTGCGCCGTCACGCGCATGGCGTGCTGGAAGTCGTCATGCCGGGCGCGGGCGCGAACAAGAGCGGCCTCTCTACCGCCGACGCCAACATGCACCGCGAACTCGCGGAGATCTGGCGCGACATCGACCGCGATCCCGAGACGCGCGTCGCGCTGATTCGCGGCGAGGGCAAGGGCTTTTCGGCGGGCGGCGACCTCGCGCTCGTCGAGCAGATGGCGAACGACTTCGACGTGCGCTCGCGTGTCTGGCGCGAAGCGCGCGATCTCGTGTACAACGTGATCAATTGCAGCAAGCCGATCGTCTCCGCGATGCACGGCCCGGCGGTCGGCGCGGGGCTGGTCGCGGGCTTGCTCGCGGATATCTCCATTGCGTCGAAGTCGGCGCGCATCATCGACGGACATACGCGGCTCGGCGTCGCGGCGGGCGATCACGCGGCGATCATCTGGCCGCTGCTGTGCGGGATGGCGAAGGCCAAGTACTATCTCCTCCTGTGCGAGCCCGTGAGCGGCGAGGAGGCGGAGCGCATCGGGCTGGTATCGCTCGCGGTGGAAGAGAGCGAACTCATGTCGAAGGCGATCGAAGTGGCGAACCGGCTCGCGCAGGGATCGCAGACGGCCATCCGCTGGACCAAGTACGCGCTGAACAACTGGCTGCGCATGGCGGGGCCGACTTTCGATACATCGCTCGCGCTGGAATTCATGGGCTTTGCCGGACCCGACGTGCACGAAGGCATGCGTTCGCTGCGCGAGCGCCGCGCGCCGGACTTTCCCGGCGGCGCGCCGTTCTGA
- a CDS encoding DUF3108 domain-containing protein, with amino-acid sequence MPLFSFHRPPAAPGEPSVAASAPNGPRRWGRWGRWVGAALIVAGLHWSAMRWIEHAKQPANQPPEQKPPVQVELLTPKPVAPPAPVKPAEPAHVARPAPPKAAPAPAPVQQLAAPEPVLSAATPQPGEPAAASGVAASGAGAASASAPTAAAAAAPAAPAAPASGDKFSVPPTGDLRYDTLVNGVMNQTGTIHWTNDGQHYEMVVSIPLPFVGPYVYSSKGHIDAFGIAPEQYSEKRGRRAADVAVFNRETKQIVYTRTPNSQPLADGAQDRFSVVMQLTSLVRGAPDVYKPGVTRQFSVADNDSSEIWPMETVGDETVQTRDGFVAARHFTRLPRREGDRRKLDIWLAPSLGWLPARILQTEPSGMQVEMLWAGKLQAASAAENNAPGTPDASEETAPAADDASVRP; translated from the coding sequence ATGCCCCTGTTTTCGTTTCACCGTCCGCCTGCTGCGCCGGGCGAGCCTTCCGTTGCCGCGTCCGCGCCGAATGGGCCTCGCCGCTGGGGGCGCTGGGGGCGCTGGGTTGGGGCGGCGCTGATCGTCGCCGGGCTGCATTGGAGCGCGATGCGCTGGATCGAACACGCGAAGCAGCCGGCGAATCAGCCGCCCGAGCAGAAGCCGCCGGTTCAGGTGGAATTGCTGACCCCGAAGCCCGTGGCGCCGCCTGCGCCCGTCAAACCGGCCGAGCCGGCGCATGTGGCGCGGCCTGCGCCGCCCAAAGCCGCGCCTGCGCCTGCGCCTGTTCAGCAGCTCGCTGCGCCCGAGCCCGTGTTGAGCGCGGCCACGCCGCAGCCCGGTGAGCCGGCGGCGGCATCGGGCGTGGCGGCTTCTGGCGCGGGAGCCGCGAGCGCATCCGCGCCAACCGCAGCAGCAGCCGCCGCCCCCGCTGCACCCGCTGCACCCGCTTCCGGCGACAAATTCAGCGTCCCGCCGACCGGCGACCTTCGCTACGACACGCTCGTCAACGGCGTGATGAACCAGACCGGCACGATCCACTGGACGAACGACGGCCAGCACTACGAGATGGTCGTCTCCATTCCGTTGCCGTTCGTCGGTCCGTACGTGTATTCGAGCAAGGGCCATATCGATGCCTTCGGCATCGCGCCGGAACAGTATTCGGAGAAACGCGGCCGCCGCGCCGCCGATGTCGCCGTTTTCAATCGCGAGACGAAGCAGATCGTCTACACGCGCACGCCGAATAGCCAGCCGCTCGCGGACGGCGCGCAGGATCGCTTCAGCGTCGTCATGCAACTGACGAGCCTCGTGCGCGGCGCGCCCGATGTCTACAAACCCGGCGTCACGCGACAGTTCAGCGTCGCGGATAACGACAGCAGCGAAATCTGGCCGATGGAAACCGTCGGCGATGAAACGGTGCAGACGCGCGACGGTTTCGTCGCCGCGCGGCATTTCACGCGCCTGCCGCGCCGCGAAGGCGACCGGCGCAAGCTCGACATCTGGCTGGCGCCGTCGCTCGGCTGGCTGCCCGCGCGCATCCTTCAGACCGAGCCTTCCGGCATGCAGGTCGAAATGCTGTGGGCCGGCAAGCTGCAAGCGGCTTCCGCTGCCGAGAACAACGCGCCGGGCACGCCGGATGCGTCAGAGGAAACCGCACCCGCCGCCGACGATGCATCCGTCAGGCCGTAG
- a CDS encoding homocysteine S-methyltransferase family protein — protein sequence MNQNANPSLPVPARDYTRGAALPTLLQQRILILDGAMGTMIQRYKLDEAAYRGDRFKDYGRDIKGNNELLSITQPQIIREIHDQYLAAGADIIETNTFGATRVAQADYGMEDLAAEMNLASAKLAREACDAFSTPDKPRFVAGAIGPTPKTASISPDVNDPGARNVSFDELRDAYYEQAKALLDAGCDLFLVETIFDTLNAKAALFALDELFENTGERLPIMISGTVTDASGRILSGQTVEAFWNSLRHAKPLTFGLNCALGAALMRPYIAELAKLCDTYVSCYPNAGLPNPMSDTGFDETPDVTSGLLKEFAQAGLVNLAGGCCGTTPEHIAEIAKALAQVKPRAFPSQYRDAA from the coding sequence ATGAACCAGAACGCCAATCCGAGTCTTCCGGTCCCCGCGCGCGATTACACGCGCGGCGCCGCGCTTCCCACGCTGTTGCAGCAGCGCATCCTGATTCTCGATGGCGCGATGGGCACCATGATCCAGCGTTACAAGCTGGACGAAGCCGCTTATCGCGGTGATCGCTTCAAGGATTATGGCCGCGATATCAAGGGCAACAACGAGTTGCTCTCCATCACGCAGCCGCAGATCATCCGCGAGATTCACGACCAATACCTCGCGGCGGGCGCGGACATCATCGAGACGAATACGTTCGGCGCCACGCGGGTCGCGCAGGCCGATTACGGCATGGAAGACCTCGCCGCCGAAATGAACTTGGCGTCGGCGAAGCTTGCCCGCGAAGCCTGCGATGCATTTTCGACGCCGGACAAGCCGCGCTTCGTCGCGGGCGCGATCGGGCCGACGCCCAAGACCGCGAGCATCTCGCCGGACGTGAACGATCCCGGCGCGCGCAACGTGAGCTTCGACGAACTGCGCGACGCGTACTACGAGCAAGCCAAGGCGCTGCTCGATGCGGGCTGCGATCTCTTTCTCGTCGAAACCATCTTCGACACGCTGAACGCAAAGGCTGCGCTCTTTGCGCTCGACGAGCTTTTCGAGAACACGGGCGAACGCCTGCCGATCATGATCTCCGGCACGGTCACGGACGCATCGGGGCGCATCCTGTCGGGTCAGACCGTCGAGGCGTTCTGGAACTCGCTGCGTCACGCGAAGCCGCTGACGTTCGGGCTCAACTGCGCGCTCGGCGCGGCGCTCATGCGCCCGTATATCGCCGAGTTGGCGAAGCTCTGCGATACCTACGTGTCGTGCTATCCGAACGCCGGCCTGCCGAATCCGATGAGCGATACCGGCTTCGACGAAACGCCCGACGTGACATCGGGGCTGCTCAAGGAATTCGCGCAGGCGGGACTCGTCAATCTCGCGGGCGGATGCTGCGGAACCACGCCCGAGCACATCGCGGAGATTGCGAAGGCGCTCGCGCAAGTCAAGCCGCGCGCCTTCCCTTCGCAATACCGCGACGCCGCTTGA
- a CDS encoding fumarylacetoacetate hydrolase family protein, producing MKLATLKDGTRDGQLIVVSRDLRTAVIPDGIVSTLQRALDDWTFYAPQLYDVYEALNQGRARHTFSFDPKSCMAPLPRAFQWADGSSYVNHVELVRRARGAEMPAEFWTDPLMYQGGSDDFLGPTDDIVCASESYGIDFEAEVAVITSDVQMAPTPDEALKSVRLLMLANDVSLRNLIPAELAKGFGFFQSKPATAFSPVAVTPDELGDAWREGRLHRPMTVHWNGKKVGQPDCGVDMVFHFGQLIAHAAKTRNLRAGSIVGSGTISNKDTKRGYCCIAEKRCLETIEHGAPQTEFMKFGDSVKIEIFDDAGKSIFGAIDQAVVQLEH from the coding sequence ATGAAACTTGCCACGCTGAAGGACGGCACGCGCGACGGCCAGCTCATCGTCGTATCGCGCGATTTGCGCACGGCTGTCATTCCCGATGGAATCGTCTCCACGCTGCAACGCGCGCTCGACGACTGGACGTTCTACGCGCCGCAGCTTTACGACGTCTACGAAGCGTTGAATCAGGGGCGCGCGCGCCACACGTTTTCGTTCGATCCGAAGTCGTGCATGGCGCCGCTGCCGCGCGCGTTTCAATGGGCCGATGGCTCGTCCTACGTGAATCACGTCGAGCTCGTGCGGCGCGCGCGCGGCGCCGAAATGCCGGCCGAATTCTGGACCGATCCGCTCATGTATCAGGGCGGCAGCGACGACTTTCTCGGGCCGACGGACGATATCGTCTGCGCGTCCGAATCGTATGGCATCGACTTCGAGGCCGAAGTCGCCGTCATCACCTCCGATGTGCAGATGGCGCCCACGCCCGACGAAGCGTTGAAAAGCGTGCGCTTGCTGATGCTCGCCAACGATGTCTCGCTGCGCAACCTCATCCCCGCCGAACTCGCGAAGGGCTTCGGCTTCTTCCAGAGCAAGCCTGCCACCGCGTTTTCGCCCGTGGCCGTCACGCCGGACGAACTGGGCGACGCGTGGCGCGAAGGCCGCCTGCATCGCCCGATGACCGTGCACTGGAACGGCAAGAAAGTCGGCCAGCCGGACTGCGGCGTGGACATGGTGTTCCACTTCGGCCAGCTGATCGCGCACGCGGCGAAGACGCGCAATCTGCGCGCGGGGTCGATCGTCGGTTCGGGCACGATCTCGAACAAGGACACGAAGCGCGGCTACTGCTGTATCGCGGAGAAGCGCTGCCTGGAGACCATCGAGCACGGCGCGCCGCAGACCGAGTTCATGAAGTTCGGCGACAGCGTGAAAATCGAAATCTTCGACGACGCGGGCAAGTCCATTTTCGGCGCGATCGATCAGGCTGTCGTGCAGCTCGAACACTGA